The following proteins are co-located in the Castanea sativa cultivar Marrone di Chiusa Pesio chromosome 8, ASM4071231v1 genome:
- the LOC142606581 gene encoding uncharacterized protein LOC142606581, which translates to MLEKCFANDENTSSHLAPLFAEDDDQFFSNLFLQQQFFVGTISSQAQTENSVVASDNIKEASSNNTVSEQLIPSKRTIPKKKSNGGPKQTSPRKRTGKKDRHSKICTAQGPRDRRMRLSLQIARKFFDLQDMLGFDKASKTIEWLFSKSKTAIKELTESTMSQVKQFSCSDVAKSTVSFTSESEVVSQNLEIVDDGEFVNRSVRVKKNRKIHRVARDSRDKARSRARERTREKMIIRDLEKSKQSSEASPSKLGQVWSSTPLETGEKACFCSQEMKSSLRMMPEVEQPSNNNHLLEHQINSVSINEKNLGIVGANSSHNVTVSSGGNFEEDFPGFPVNWNSKNANMQSFCCRTTSMPAEPSTGDIPVKLPSAIVTATSKPQEMKSTSIFTTTYNAQEQMLSSIFMTTPNTTPEQSPSSYFITSSNSQHQNPTSNLLATSNNSLQSHCLENQFF; encoded by the coding sequence ATGCTTGAAAAGTGCTTTGCAAATGATGAAAACACTAGCTCACACTTGGCTCCTCTTTTTGCTGAGGATGATGATCAATTTTTTAGTAACCTTTTTTTACAACAGCAATTCTTTGTTGGTACTATTTCTTCTCAAGCTCAGACTGAAAATAGTGTTGTGGCTTCAGATAACATTAAGGAAGCGAGTAGCAACAACACCGTCTCCGAGCAGTTGATTCCTTCTAAAAGAACAAttccaaagaagaaaagcaatGGTGGTCCAAAACAGACAAGCCCCAGAAAGAGGACTGGTAAGAAGGACAGGCACAGCAAGATCTGTACTGCTCAAGGTCCTAGAGATCGCAGAATGAGGTTGTCCCTTCAGATTGCGCGTAAGTTCTTTGATCTTCAAGACATGTTAGGCTTTGATAAAGCAAGCAAAACCATTGAGTGGCTATTTTCTAAGTCCAAGACTGCAATCAAGGAACTCACAGAAAGTACTATGTCACAAGTGAAGCAATTTAGTTGCAGTGATGTTGCTAAGAGTACTGTCTCATTTACATCAGAAAGTGAAGTGGTTTCACAAAATTTGGAGATTGTGGAtgatggtgaatttgtcaatcGCTCAGTCAGAGtgaaaaagaacagaaaaataCATAGAGTTGCAAGGGATTCCAGGGACAAAGCAAGATCAAGAGCAAGGGAGAGAACAAGGGAAAAAATGATAATCAGAGACCTTGAGAAATCTAAACAAAGTTCTGAAGCAAGCCCAAGTAAGTTGGGACAGGTATGGTCTTCTACTCCCCTTGAGACTGGTGAGAAAGCATGTTTCTGTAGCCAAGAAATGAAATCTTCTCTGAGAATGATGCCTGAGGTTGAGCAGCCTAGCAACAACAATCACTTGCTAGAACATCAAATCAATTCTGTTAGCATCAATGAGAAAAATTTGGGCATTGTGGGTGCTAATTCCTCACACAATGTTACAGTCTCAAGTGGGGGGAATTTCGAAGAAGATTTTCCAGGATTTCCTGTGAATTGGAATAGCAAAAATGCCAATATGCAGTCCTTTTGCTGCAGAACAACAAGCATGCCGGCGGAGCCATCCACAGGTGATATACCAGTAAAACTCCCTAGTGCAATTGTCACAGCCACCTCGAAACCTCAAGAAATGAAGTCTACTTCGATTTTCACAACTACCTACAATGCCCAAGAACAAATGCTTAGTTCAATTTTCATGACCACCCCAAACACTACCCCAGAGCAAAGCCCTAGTTCATATTTCATTACCTCTTCAAATTCTCAACATCAAAACCCTACTTCAAATCTTTTGGCTACCTCAAATAATTCTTTGCAATCTCATTGTCTAGAAAACCAATTCTTTTGA